One Pseudochaenichthys georgianus chromosome 7, fPseGeo1.2, whole genome shotgun sequence DNA segment encodes these proteins:
- the LOC117449554 gene encoding G-protein coupled receptor 182-like, whose protein sequence is MCEYVNEKWEGRSSCCLIAQISVNIRAGRSHLVASGFTQTQRGLRRDPHPNPLHLHKAALHNKTMSAQEHNATLELFHHCPMYLDSARDYRRIALFLIYLFIFMVGLLENVLVIWVNWRRRHSANGVLFCILNVSLSDLMVIVILPFFMMEVTMGNVWLWGRFLCKVTHLVYKVNSYSSSFFLALMTAERYLSLTRPSFPAFFPVLGRRRWVLCGGLWLLSLFLALLENVHIDLMEWNEPGCFFFPEQNSTEWFVSVSFLSLVFQFLGPAVVIITCNVLIARAVQTAPDVQGRRDVWLVHVYSLVFVLCWLPYHFVVFLMVVEVIDPDIFSCNAIEVLYFSASVVHSLSLFHCVANPILYNFLSKSFRDNLVNTVLSQLPRDGAGNQLGAGTNPPNRGGGDPGKQRKLSNASTSQSDVGT, encoded by the exons ATGTGTGAGTATGTTAATGAGAAATGGGAGGGTAGAAGCTCCTGCTGCTTGATTGCTCAGATATCTGTGAACATCAGAGCTGGAAGGAGTCATCTGGTGGCTTCAGGCTTCACTCAGACACAGCGAGGCCTCAGGAGAGACCCTCACCCTAACCCTCTTCATCTACACAAAGCGGCTCTTCACAACAAG ACCATGAGCGCTCAAGAGCACAACGCCACGCTGGAATTGTTCCACCACTGCCCCATGTACCTGGATTCTGCCAGAGACTACCGGCGCATCGCCCTCTTCCTCATCTACCTTTTCATCTTCATGGTGGGCCTGCTGGAGAACGTGCTGGTCATCTGGGTCAACTGGCGCCGACGCCACTCGGCCAACGGGGTCCTGTTCTGCATCCTCAACGTGAGCCTGTCGGACCTCATGGTGATCGTGATCCTGCCGTTCTTCATGATGGAGGTGACCATGGGCAATGTCTGGCTGTGGGGACGCTTCCTCTGCAAGGTGACCCACCTCGTCTACAAGGTCAACTCTTACAGCAGCTCCTTCTTCCTGGCCCTCATGACCGCGGAGCGTTATCTGTCCCTGACCAGACCCTCGTTTCCCGCCTTCTTCCCTGTGCTGGGCCGTCGCCGCTGGGTGCTCTGCGGAGGCCTTTGGCTGCTCTCCTTGTTCCTGGCGCTGCTGGAGAACGTCCACATAGATCTTATGGAGTGGAACGAGCCGGGCTGCTTCTTTTTTCCTGAACAAAACTCCACAGAGTGGTTTGTCTCTGTGAGTTTCCTCAGCCTGGTCTTCCAGTTCTTGGGCCCCGCCGTCGTCATTATCACCTGCAACGTGCTGATCGCTCGTGCGGTTCAGACGGCGCCGGATGTTCAGGGCCGGCGGGACGTGTGGCTGGTTCACGTTTACTCCCTAGTGTTCGTCCTGTGCTGGTTGCCCTACCACTTCGTCGTGTTCCTGATGGTCGTGGAAGTCATCGACCCCGACATCTTCAGCTGCAACGCGATAGAGGTGCTGTACTTCTCGGCCAGTGTGGTGCACAGCCTGTCTCTTTTTCACTGCGTGGCAAACCCCATCCTCTACAACTTCCTCAGCAAGAGCTTCCGAGACAACCTGGTCAACACCGTGCTGAGCCAGTTACCCAGAGATGGAGCCGGGAACCAGCTGGGAGCCGGGACCAACCCTCCCAACAGAGGAGGGGGAGACCCGGGGAAGCAACGCAAGTTAAGTAACGCCAGCACCAGCCAGTCCGATGTTggaacataa
- the pip4k2ca gene encoding phosphatidylinositol 5-phosphate 4-kinase type-2 gamma: protein MAALGNSGAISSPMVVLAPKTKTKKKHFVQQKVKVFRASDPVLSVFMWGVNHSINDLNQVPVPVMLLPDDFKANTKIKVNNHLFNKENLPGHFKFKEYCPQVFRNLRERFGIEDLDYQVSLTRSPPVRSVDDQGEGLLLNSYDRTLVIKQISSEDVADMHNILSEYHQHIVKCHGSTLLPQFLGMYRVSVDSEETYLIVMRNMFSHRLLVHRKYDLKGSLVAREASDKERGKELPTFKDMDFRNNMQKVYVTDEQKEKVMEKLNRDVEFLVRLKIMDYSLLLGIHDVGRAERDEEEGEEVSNEEDPDAENGLAGAAVGSYGTSPEGIAGYMSCCKPLGPGEFDPYVDVYAIGNCPGAPQREVYFMGLIDVLTQYDAKKKAAHAAKTVKHGAGAEISTVHPEQYAKRFRDFISNIFA, encoded by the exons ATGGCTGCCCTCGGTAACTCCGGAGCTATTTCCAGTCCCATGGTGGTCTTGGCTCCGAAGACTAAAACGAAAAAGAAACATTTCGTGCAGCAGAAGGTGAAGGTGTTTCGAGCCAGCGACCCCGTCCTGAGCGTCTTCATGTGGGGCGTCAATCACTCG atcAATGATCTTAACCAGGTGCCGGTTCCCGTCATGTTGCTGCCTGACGACTTTAAAGCAAACACTAAGATCAAAGTCAACAACCACCTCTTTAACAA AGAAAATCTCCCAGGACATTTCAAATTCAAAGAGTACTGTCCTCAGGTCTTCCGAAATCTTAGGGAGCGCTTTGGTATTGAGGATCTGGATTATCAG GTTTCGTTGACCCGCAGCCCCCCGGTGAGGAGTGTAGACGATCAGGGAGAGGGTCTGCTCCTCAACTCCTACGACCGGACGCTGGTCATCAAGCAGATCTCCAGCGAGGATGTGGCAGACATGCACAACATCCTGTCTGAGTACCACCAG CACATAGTGAAGTGTCACGGCAGCACGCTGCTGCCTCAGTTCCTCGGGATGTACCGTGTGAGCGTGGACAGCGAGGAGACGTACCTGATCGTCATGAGGAACATGTTCAGCCACAGACTGCTGGTGCACAGGAAGTACGACCTGAAG GGCTCTCTGGTGGCTCGTGAAGCAAGTGACAAAGAAAGG GGAAAAGAGCTCCCGACCTTCAAGGACATGGACTTCAGGAACAACATGCAGAAGGTGTATGTGACCGACGAGCAGAAGGAGAAGGTCATGGAGAAACTCAACAGAGATGTGGAG TTCCTAGTGCGGCTGAAGATCATGGACTACAGCCTGCTGCTCGGGATCCACGATGTGGGTCGAGCTGAacgtgatgaagaggagggcgAGGAGGTGTCCAACGAGGAAGATCCAGATGCAGAGAACGGCCTGGCGGGGGCAGCGGTGGGGTCCTATGGCACCTCTCCAGAGGGCATCGCTGGGTACATGTCCTGCTGCAAACCTCTGGGGCCCGGGGAGTTCGACCCCTACGTGGACGTGTACGCCATCGGGAACTGCCCAG GAGCCCCTCAGAGGGAAGTGTACTTCATGGGCCTGATCGACGTCCTCACTCAGTACGACGCCAAGAAGAAAGCCGCTCATGCAGCAAAAACTGTCAAACATGGG GCCGGCGCTGAAATCTCCACAGTCCACCCCGAGCAGTACGCCAAAAGATTTCGCGACTTCATCTCCAACATCTTTGCGTAA